Proteins from one Algicella marina genomic window:
- a CDS encoding deoxyguanosinetriphosphate triphosphohydrolase: protein MALAPYATRPEDSRGRLVAEPPSRHRSPFQRDRDRIIHSSAFRRLKHKTQVFVEHEGDYYRTRLTHSIEVAQVARTLAKALRLDEELTEAVALAHDLGHTPFGHTGEDALAEVMEPYGGFDHNAQALKIVTSLETHYADFEGLNLTWETLEGIAKHNGPVTGDLPFALSEYDARHDLELSTHAGAEAQVAALADDIAYNNHDLDDGLRAGLFTVGEIAELPIIGPAYTAVDRAYPGLPARKRRYEGLRRVFGAMVEDVLQTSADALEDSGAQSAAGVRALGRPVICFSDGMFADLKHIRAFLFARMYRHPDVAEMRKRSDRIVRELFAAIMADVALMPDDWQAAAEACEETGRARMVADYVAGMTDRFAIDLHARLFGTN from the coding sequence ATGGCCCTTGCCCCCTATGCAACCCGCCCCGAAGACAGCCGGGGGCGGCTGGTGGCCGAGCCGCCGTCGCGCCACCGCTCACCTTTCCAGCGCGACCGGGACAGGATCATTCATTCCAGTGCGTTCCGGCGGCTGAAGCACAAGACGCAGGTTTTTGTCGAGCACGAGGGCGATTACTACCGTACCCGGCTGACGCACTCGATCGAGGTGGCGCAGGTGGCCCGTACACTGGCCAAGGCGCTCCGCCTCGACGAGGAGCTGACTGAGGCAGTGGCGCTTGCGCACGACCTCGGCCACACACCTTTCGGTCATACCGGCGAGGATGCGCTGGCAGAGGTGATGGAGCCCTACGGCGGATTCGACCACAATGCGCAGGCGCTGAAGATCGTGACCTCGCTGGAGACGCATTACGCAGATTTCGAGGGACTGAACCTGACGTGGGAGACGCTGGAAGGGATTGCCAAGCACAACGGGCCGGTGACGGGGGATCTGCCTTTCGCGCTGTCCGAATATGACGCGCGGCACGATCTCGAGCTGTCCACCCATGCTGGCGCCGAAGCGCAGGTAGCGGCGCTGGCCGATGACATAGCCTACAACAACCACGATCTGGACGACGGGTTAAGGGCAGGGCTGTTCACCGTGGGCGAGATCGCGGAGTTGCCGATCATCGGCCCGGCATACACGGCGGTGGATCGCGCCTATCCGGGGCTCCCGGCGCGCAAACGCCGCTACGAGGGGCTAAGGCGCGTCTTCGGAGCGATGGTCGAAGACGTTTTGCAGACGAGCGCCGATGCGCTGGAAGACTCCGGCGCTCAGAGCGCTGCCGGAGTTCGGGCGCTGGGGCGGCCGGTAATCTGCTTTTCTGATGGGATGTTTGCCGATCTGAAGCATATCCGTGCCTTTCTGTTCGCGCGGATGTACCGGCACCCGGATGTTGCGGAGATGCGCAAACGCTCCGACCGGATCGTGCGAGAACTTTTCGCGGCGATCATGGCGGATGTAGCATTGATGCCGGACGACTGGCAGGCGGCGGCGGAGGCCTGCGAGGAAACGGGGCGGGCGCGGATGGTGGCCGATTACGTCGCGGGTATGACTGATCGTTTTGCGATCGATCTGCACGCACGGCTGTTCGGCACCAATTGA
- the argS gene encoding arginine--tRNA ligase, protein MNVFADIRAMVVTALEAMMSEGALPAGLSLANVTVEPPRDAAHGDMATNAAMVLAKPAGQKPRDIADALAARLVADARIDAAEVAGPGFLNLRLAPSVWASVIPAVLEAGAAFGSAPAGSGQKINVEYVSANPTGPLHVGHTRGAVFGDALAGLLEFVGNEVTREYYINDGGAQVDVLARSVYLRYLEAHGQEVAFPDGTYPGDYLIPVGQALKDKVGDAFVDMGEQGWLAEVREFATEAMMQLIRDDLAALGVEMDVFYSEKSLYGTGRIEGAIAALDGKGLIYEGRLEPPKGKLPEDWEAREQTLFRSTAHGDDVDRPVKKSDGAWTYFAPDIAYHYDKVERGFDALIDVFGADHGGYVKRMQAAVSALSDGRVPLDIKLTQLVKLYKNGEPFKMSKRAGTFVTLRDVIDEVGADVTRFTMLTRKNDAPLDFDFAKATEQSKDNPVFYVQYAHARIASVMRKAQGDISDAQLAAADLSALSHEAELGLLRKAAEWPRLVESAATAHEPHRVAFYLYDLASAFHALQHLGKMEPELRFLREDAPEVTEARLALIRSVQLVIAAGLGILGVTPANEM, encoded by the coding sequence ATGAATGTGTTTGCCGATATCCGGGCCATGGTGGTGACGGCTCTGGAAGCAATGATGTCCGAAGGCGCATTGCCCGCGGGCCTGTCCCTCGCCAACGTGACGGTGGAACCGCCGCGCGATGCCGCTCATGGTGATATGGCGACCAATGCCGCGATGGTTCTGGCCAAGCCTGCCGGTCAGAAGCCCCGCGACATTGCCGACGCCCTTGCCGCGCGCCTGGTGGCGGATGCCAGGATCGACGCTGCCGAGGTTGCAGGGCCGGGCTTTCTGAACCTGCGTCTGGCGCCTTCGGTCTGGGCTTCGGTGATCCCGGCGGTGCTGGAGGCGGGGGCCGCGTTCGGCAGTGCACCGGCAGGCAGTGGCCAGAAGATCAACGTCGAGTATGTCTCTGCCAATCCTACGGGGCCACTGCACGTCGGCCATACCCGTGGCGCGGTTTTCGGTGATGCACTGGCGGGGCTGCTGGAGTTTGTCGGCAACGAGGTGACACGGGAGTACTACATCAACGATGGCGGTGCGCAGGTCGATGTGCTGGCCCGGTCGGTTTACCTGCGTTACCTGGAGGCGCACGGGCAGGAAGTTGCGTTCCCGGACGGCACCTATCCCGGCGACTACCTGATCCCTGTCGGGCAGGCGCTGAAGGACAAGGTCGGCGACGCTTTCGTCGACATGGGCGAGCAGGGCTGGCTGGCAGAGGTGCGGGAATTCGCAACCGAAGCGATGATGCAACTGATCCGCGATGACCTGGCGGCGCTCGGCGTCGAGATGGACGTGTTCTATTCCGAAAAATCGCTGTACGGCACCGGCCGGATCGAGGGCGCGATTGCGGCGCTGGACGGCAAGGGGCTGATCTACGAGGGTAGGCTGGAGCCGCCGAAGGGCAAATTGCCAGAGGACTGGGAGGCGCGGGAGCAGACGCTGTTCCGCTCGACCGCGCATGGTGATGACGTAGATCGGCCGGTGAAGAAATCCGACGGAGCCTGGACTTATTTCGCGCCGGATATCGCCTATCACTACGACAAGGTCGAGCGCGGCTTCGATGCGCTGATCGATGTTTTTGGTGCCGATCACGGCGGATATGTCAAACGGATGCAAGCGGCGGTGTCCGCGCTGTCGGACGGGCGGGTCCCGCTCGACATCAAACTGACGCAACTGGTCAAGCTCTACAAGAATGGCGAGCCGTTCAAGATGAGCAAGCGGGCGGGGACGTTCGTGACGCTGCGCGACGTGATCGACGAGGTTGGCGCAGACGTGACCCGGTTCACGATGCTGACGCGCAAGAACGATGCTCCGCTGGATTTCGATTTTGCAAAGGCAACGGAGCAGTCGAAGGACAATCCGGTTTTTTACGTGCAGTATGCCCATGCCCGGATCGCGTCGGTGATGCGGAAGGCACAGGGTGACATTTCGGATGCGCAGCTTGCCGCGGCGGATCTTTCTGCGCTGTCACACGAGGCTGAACTGGGCCTGTTGCGCAAGGCGGCGGAATGGCCACGGCTGGTAGAGTCCGCGGCGACAGCACATGAACCGCACCGCGTCGCTTTCTACCTCTATGACCTTGCCAGCGCTTTCCACGCTTTGCAGCATTTGGGCAAGATGGAGCCGGAACTGCGGTTCCTGCGCGAGGATGCGCCTGAGGTGACAGAAGCGCGGTTGGCGCTGATCCGGTCCGTGCAGCTTGTGATTGCGGCCGGCCTTGGTATTCTGGGAGTGACTCCGGCTAACGAAATGTAA
- a CDS encoding SPOR domain-containing protein — MQDMTYGDSHEEGPVGAAFWVGVLVKWGGALLSLALVVLLVLWAWRLTTRDPGEVPVIKALGGAVRVAPEVPGGRTENHQGLEVNEVLAGEEAGLPRQAELAPPPATLAEEDQPGPLAPEVLPAIPEDPSEAPETITVEREGGDEVEVEVPGGSGDDLQALINEAVRGVVEEPAESGGNEIVAVLPRPRPSDLRAGTGAVSQSTAVGTESAQTGSEIASVAIGTRTIQLGAFDSERDARTAWDQLARLHTDLLASRDRYIQEAQSNGRTFYRLRVLGFDSSAEQNSLCEALKARLVACIPVTAR; from the coding sequence ATGCAGGATATGACATATGGTGATTCCCACGAGGAGGGTCCGGTCGGGGCCGCCTTTTGGGTTGGTGTTTTGGTCAAGTGGGGCGGGGCGCTGCTGTCGCTCGCGCTCGTGGTGTTGCTGGTGCTCTGGGCCTGGCGGCTGACCACCCGCGACCCCGGCGAGGTGCCGGTGATCAAGGCGCTGGGCGGAGCCGTGCGCGTGGCTCCGGAAGTGCCGGGCGGCCGAACGGAAAACCACCAGGGACTGGAGGTCAACGAGGTGCTGGCCGGCGAAGAGGCCGGGCTGCCGAGACAGGCCGAGCTTGCGCCACCACCGGCAACGCTGGCCGAGGAGGACCAACCCGGGCCACTGGCACCGGAAGTGCTGCCCGCGATCCCGGAGGACCCGTCGGAGGCGCCGGAAACGATCACAGTGGAGCGTGAGGGCGGCGATGAGGTCGAGGTGGAGGTTCCCGGCGGCTCTGGCGACGATCTTCAGGCCCTGATCAACGAGGCCGTGCGCGGCGTGGTTGAAGAACCGGCGGAGAGCGGAGGCAACGAAATCGTTGCTGTGCTGCCGCGTCCTCGGCCGAGCGATCTGCGGGCCGGAACGGGGGCCGTCAGCCAGAGCACGGCAGTCGGCACGGAATCAGCGCAGACAGGATCCGAGATCGCCTCGGTGGCGATTGGAACCCGCACCATTCAACTGGGCGCCTTTGACAGCGAGCGGGATGCGCGCACGGCGTGGGACCAGTTGGCGCGGCTTCACACTGATCTGTTGGCGAGCCGCGACCGTTATATCCAGGAAGCCCAGTCCAACGGACGCACATTCTATCGCCTGCGGGTGCTGGGTTTTGACAGTTCGGCGGAGCAGAACAGCCTCTGCGAAGCGCTCAAGGCGCGGCTCGTGGCATGCATCCCGGTGACGGCACGATGA
- a CDS encoding glycoside hydrolase family 3 N-terminal domain-containing protein, with amino-acid sequence MHPGDGTMSAARAAIFGCTGPVLEADERAFLREADPWGFILFARNLETPEQIRALTSELRATVGRNAPILIDQEGGRVARLLPPHWTGWEDALPFVARFSPEAGAEAMRLRYHVIGTELRALGIDVNCAPMADIAQPDTHPVVRTRCYGTDAGTVAQMARAVTEGLALGGVLPILKHIPGHGRTDLDSHADLPVVHADAVTLNAEDFAPFRDLADLPMAMTAHVVYPAHDAENCATWSPKMISLIRETIGFDGLLMSDDISMHALTGTMDVRVSKALDAGCDIILHCNGERDEMAAIAAVAPRLEGDALRRAEAALAARTEVQPIDVPATLARIEDLKEAAHAR; translated from the coding sequence ATGCATCCCGGTGACGGCACGATGAGCGCGGCGCGGGCAGCGATCTTCGGCTGTACGGGACCAGTGCTGGAGGCGGATGAACGGGCGTTTCTGCGTGAAGCCGATCCTTGGGGATTTATCCTTTTTGCTCGCAATCTGGAGACCCCGGAACAGATCCGGGCGTTGACTAGCGAACTTCGGGCGACGGTGGGCCGCAACGCGCCAATTCTGATCGACCAGGAAGGCGGGCGCGTGGCACGTCTGCTGCCACCGCATTGGACAGGCTGGGAGGACGCGCTGCCATTCGTTGCACGGTTCTCGCCGGAAGCGGGGGCGGAAGCGATGCGCCTGCGCTACCATGTCATCGGCACGGAACTTCGGGCACTGGGCATTGACGTCAACTGTGCGCCGATGGCCGATATTGCCCAACCTGACACGCACCCGGTGGTGCGCACCCGCTGCTATGGCACCGATGCCGGCACAGTCGCCCAGATGGCACGCGCCGTGACGGAAGGGTTGGCGCTAGGCGGCGTGTTACCAATCCTGAAACACATTCCCGGCCATGGCCGGACCGACCTCGATAGCCACGCGGACCTGCCAGTGGTGCATGCCGATGCGGTGACGCTGAACGCAGAGGATTTCGCGCCGTTCCGGGATTTGGCCGATTTGCCAATGGCGATGACGGCGCATGTCGTCTATCCCGCGCATGACGCGGAAAATTGTGCCACATGGTCACCGAAGATGATCTCGCTGATCCGAGAGACTATTGGTTTCGACGGCCTTCTGATGAGCGACGACATTTCCATGCACGCGCTGACGGGGACGATGGACGTTCGCGTCAGCAAGGCGCTGGATGCGGGCTGTGATATCATCCTCCATTGCAATGGCGAGCGGGACGAAATGGCGGCGATTGCCGCGGTTGCACCCCGGTTGGAGGGCGACGCGCTTCGGCGCGCGGAAGCGGCGTTGGCTGCCCGGACGGAAGTTCAGCCCATCGACGTGCCAGCAACGCTCGCCCGGATTGAAGACCTGAAGGAGGCCGCCCATGCCCGATGA
- a CDS encoding segregation and condensation protein A, translating into MPDDQFVDQGQTTEARLAAEALVVDVDGFEGPLDLLLTLARTQKVDLRRISVLALAEQYLGFVEQAKKLRIELAADYLVMAAWLAFLKSRLLLPPDPAEEGPSGEDLAAHLAFQLERLEAMRRAAAQLMGRDQLGRDFFARGEPQAMTTKKKVEYSATVLDLMQAYARIKTRDDFQPFHLKRGPIYTMEQALERMRGLIGHATEWSALEQFLPEGWQLDPKKRRSAVAATFAASLELVKSGRLSIRQEETFAPIQLRRNDG; encoded by the coding sequence ATGCCCGATGATCAGTTCGTCGATCAGGGCCAAACAACCGAGGCCCGCCTTGCCGCCGAGGCGTTGGTCGTCGATGTCGACGGGTTTGAGGGGCCGCTTGACCTGTTGCTGACACTGGCGCGGACGCAAAAGGTGGATTTGCGCCGCATTTCAGTGCTGGCATTGGCGGAGCAGTATCTTGGCTTTGTGGAGCAGGCGAAGAAGCTGCGCATCGAACTGGCCGCCGACTACCTTGTGATGGCGGCCTGGCTGGCATTCCTTAAATCCCGTTTACTGCTGCCACCGGATCCGGCAGAGGAAGGCCCCTCGGGTGAAGACCTTGCCGCCCATCTGGCATTCCAGCTTGAGCGGCTGGAGGCAATGCGCCGGGCCGCAGCTCAGTTGATGGGGCGTGATCAGCTTGGCCGGGATTTTTTCGCCCGAGGTGAACCGCAGGCAATGACCACAAAAAAGAAGGTGGAGTATTCGGCGACGGTTTTGGATCTGATGCAGGCTTATGCCCGCATCAAGACACGGGACGATTTTCAGCCATTCCACCTCAAACGCGGCCCGATATACACGATGGAGCAGGCGCTGGAACGAATGCGCGGGTTGATTGGCCATGCGACGGAATGGTCGGCACTGGAACAGTTTCTGCCTGAAGGCTGGCAGCTTGATCCGAAAAAGCGCCGCTCCGCCGTGGCAGCGACTTTTGCCGCCAGCCTTGAACTGGTCAAATCGGGCCGGTTGAGCATCCGTCAGGAAGAAACGTTCGCGCCGATCCAGTTGCGCAGGAACGACGGATGA
- the scpB gene encoding SMC-Scp complex subunit ScpB, producing the protein MSDGAEQGSVASLFEAPPLAEQERMIEAILFAADKPMTLAQIEARMPHGSDAGEALTYLRKRYEGRGVQVSKIGDAYAFRTAGDLGFLMSRESVEPRKLSRAAIETLAIIAYHQPVTRAEIEEIRGVSVSRGTLDLLLELEWIKIGRRRMTPGRPATFVVTQGFLDHFALESAKDLPGIRELRDAGLLENRPMPGKGAEQDDGDGEDDDDQDDMFE; encoded by the coding sequence ATGAGTGACGGGGCCGAACAAGGCAGTGTCGCCTCTTTGTTCGAGGCGCCGCCGCTGGCGGAGCAGGAACGGATGATCGAGGCAATCCTGTTCGCCGCTGACAAGCCAATGACGCTGGCGCAGATCGAGGCACGGATGCCGCACGGCTCAGACGCGGGTGAAGCGCTGACCTATCTGCGCAAACGCTACGAGGGCAGGGGCGTACAGGTTTCGAAAATCGGCGACGCCTATGCGTTCCGCACGGCGGGCGATCTCGGCTTTTTGATGAGCCGCGAGAGCGTGGAGCCGCGTAAACTGTCGCGCGCGGCCATCGAAACGCTGGCGATTATCGCATATCACCAGCCGGTGACGCGGGCCGAAATCGAGGAGATCCGCGGCGTGTCCGTCTCTCGCGGCACGCTGGATTTGCTGCTGGAGCTTGAATGGATCAAGATCGGCCGCAGACGAATGACGCCGGGGCGGCCAGCGACATTTGTGGTGACCCAAGGCTTCCTCGACCACTTCGCACTGGAGAGTGCAAAGGACCTGCCTGGCATTCGCGAATTGCGCGATGCCGGGTTGCTGGAAAACCGGCCGATGCCTGGCAAGGGCGCTGAGCAGGACGACGGCGACGGCGAGGATGACGACGATCAGGACGACATGTTCGAGTAG
- a CDS encoding 2'-deoxycytidine 5'-triphosphate deaminase gives MTDTQSHGVLPSQGIAEMINDDAITLSHPADSDQIQPASLDLRLGDRAWRVRASFLPGERRTMAQRLPDFAMHEIDLKQGTVLEKGCVYLVELREALALPGNVSAIANAKSSTGRLDLFTRLITDGATEFDRVEAGYRGPLYAEISPRSFSVLARPGLRLNQIRFHRGRAALTDSELSALHDDVRLVDGPAHIDDGLGFSVDLDRGKDAIVGYRAKPHTGLIDLDKLGHYAIPDFWEEVRAPEGRIILDPGAFYILVSREAVHVPPDYAAEMAPYLAMVGEFRVHYAGFFDPGFGHSATGGTGSRGVLEVRCHEAPFALEHGQIVGRLVYERMSERPDRLYGADLKSNYQGQSLKLSKHFRG, from the coding sequence ATGACCGACACGCAATCTCACGGCGTCCTGCCGTCGCAAGGCATTGCCGAGATGATCAATGACGACGCGATCACGCTCTCCCATCCTGCAGACAGCGACCAGATTCAACCGGCCTCGCTGGATCTGCGGCTCGGCGACCGTGCGTGGCGCGTGCGCGCTTCGTTCCTGCCCGGGGAACGCAGGACAATGGCACAACGCCTGCCTGACTTCGCCATGCACGAAATCGACCTGAAGCAGGGAACGGTGCTGGAAAAGGGTTGTGTCTACCTTGTCGAATTGCGTGAGGCTCTGGCCCTGCCCGGCAATGTTTCTGCGATCGCCAACGCCAAGTCTTCCACCGGCCGGCTCGACCTCTTCACCCGGCTGATCACCGATGGCGCAACGGAATTCGACCGGGTCGAGGCAGGCTATCGCGGCCCGCTCTACGCGGAAATCTCACCGCGATCCTTCTCAGTCCTTGCCCGGCCCGGCCTGCGTTTGAATCAGATCCGCTTTCACCGTGGCAGGGCGGCACTGACGGACAGTGAGCTTTCGGCGCTGCATGATGATGTCAGACTCGTCGACGGTCCGGCCCATATCGACGACGGCCTTGGCTTCTCTGTCGATCTCGACCGCGGCAAGGATGCCATCGTCGGCTACCGCGCCAAACCGCACACTGGCCTGATCGACCTCGACAAGCTGGGGCACTATGCGATCCCCGATTTCTGGGAAGAGGTCAGAGCACCGGAGGGCCGCATCATCCTCGACCCCGGCGCGTTCTACATCCTCGTTAGCCGCGAGGCGGTGCACGTGCCGCCCGACTACGCCGCCGAGATGGCGCCCTACCTCGCGATGGTGGGCGAGTTCCGCGTGCATTACGCGGGTTTCTTCGATCCGGGCTTTGGCCATTCCGCCACCGGCGGCACCGGCTCGCGCGGCGTACTGGAGGTGCGCTGCCACGAAGCGCCCTTCGCGCTGGAGCATGGCCAGATCGTCGGACGTTTGGTCTACGAGCGTATGTCGGAACGCCCCGACAGGCTCTACGGCGCGGACCTAAAATCCAACTACCAGGGCCAGTCTCTGAAGCTGTCCAAGCATTTCCGTGGCTGA
- a CDS encoding MerR family transcriptional regulator, with amino-acid sequence MATVRKSSEAFRTISEVAEILDVPAHVLRFWESRFTQIKPIKRGGGRRYYRPQDIDLLSGIQNLLYNEGMTIKGVQKQLKENGAKQVAALGTVSLNEDSTAPASPPPAPVTPAPTKVTAADTPANEVAKAMPAKTPVAATEPPAALPDPRPTPRPIRIRREPEAPRLEDDRQFDLFAREEEKSRRPFPPDPRQQARAEEIRKILARLSRLRARMAQHVEGA; translated from the coding sequence ATGGCCACCGTCCGGAAATCCTCCGAAGCCTTTCGCACCATCAGCGAAGTTGCCGAGATACTCGACGTCCCAGCACATGTCCTGCGCTTCTGGGAAAGCCGCTTCACACAGATCAAGCCGATTAAGCGCGGCGGCGGTCGGCGCTATTATCGTCCGCAAGACATAGACCTGCTCTCCGGCATCCAGAACCTGCTCTACAACGAGGGCATGACGATCAAGGGTGTGCAGAAGCAATTAAAGGAAAACGGCGCCAAACAGGTTGCGGCGCTCGGCACGGTCAGTCTGAACGAGGACAGCACCGCGCCGGCCTCCCCGCCCCCTGCCCCCGTAACGCCTGCACCCACGAAGGTGACTGCTGCCGACACACCTGCGAACGAAGTCGCGAAGGCAATGCCGGCCAAAACGCCGGTGGCAGCGACAGAACCGCCCGCCGCGCTACCCGATCCACGCCCGACGCCGAGGCCGATCCGCATCCGCCGCGAACCGGAGGCTCCCCGGTTGGAAGACGACCGCCAGTTCGATCTCTTCGCCCGCGAAGAGGAAAAGTCCCGGCGCCCCTTCCCGCCCGATCCGCGGCAGCAGGCACGGGCCGAGGAAATACGCAAGATTCTCGCCCGCCTTTCCCGCCTGCGCGCACGGATGGCGCAACATGTCGAAGGCGCATGA
- the ihfA gene encoding integration host factor subunit alpha: protein MSETTLTRMDLSEAVFQEVGLSRKESAELVESVIKHMSDALVAGESVKISSFATFNVRTKTARVGRNPKTGEEVPIAPRRVLTFRPSHLMKDRVDAGNKR, encoded by the coding sequence ATGAGTGAAACGACGTTGACGCGTATGGATTTGAGCGAAGCCGTGTTCCAGGAAGTGGGCCTTTCGCGCAAGGAAAGTGCCGAACTCGTCGAATCCGTAATCAAGCACATGTCGGACGCTCTTGTCGCCGGAGAGAGCGTCAAGATCTCCTCCTTCGCCACATTCAACGTCCGCACCAAGACCGCCCGTGTTGGCCGCAATCCCAAGACGGGTGAGGAAGTGCCCATAGCACCACGACGCGTGCTCACCTTCCGTCCGTCCCACCTGATGAAAGATAGGGTAGACGCCGGCAACAAGCGTTAG
- a CDS encoding beta-ketoacyl-ACP synthase III, producing MKPLRAVAVGAGHYLPDRVVENAELESMMDTSDEWIRSRSGIERRHFAAEGQKTSDLAIAAARMALDNAGFEASSIDALVLATATPDQTFPSTATRVQHAIGMTGGFAFDIQAVCAGFIYGLANANALIVSGQAKRVLLIGAETFSRILDWNDRTTSVLFGDGAGALVLEAAPADGTPEDRGILSTNIYSDGQYNDLLYVDGGVSTTQKAGVLKMQGREVFRHAVAKLAEAGEEALLTSGLSVEDVAWVVPHQANLRIIKATAQRIGIPMEKIIVTVQDHGNTSAASIPLALSVANQDGRFQRGDLLLMEAIGGGLAWGAATLRW from the coding sequence ATGAAACCTCTTCGCGCCGTCGCCGTGGGCGCCGGCCACTATCTGCCAGACCGCGTGGTCGAGAATGCAGAATTAGAAAGTATGATGGATACCAGCGATGAGTGGATTCGTTCCCGCTCCGGTATCGAACGCCGTCATTTCGCAGCCGAGGGCCAGAAAACGTCCGATCTAGCCATTGCCGCTGCACGCATGGCGTTGGACAACGCCGGTTTCGAGGCATCGAGCATAGATGCGCTGGTTCTGGCGACAGCCACCCCAGATCAAACCTTCCCGTCCACGGCCACGCGCGTCCAACATGCCATCGGCATGACCGGTGGTTTCGCCTTTGACATTCAGGCCGTTTGCGCTGGCTTTATCTACGGTCTGGCAAACGCCAACGCGCTTATCGTTTCCGGCCAGGCGAAACGGGTGCTGTTGATCGGAGCCGAAACTTTCAGCCGCATTCTGGATTGGAACGACCGTACCACATCCGTACTGTTTGGTGATGGCGCCGGTGCGCTGGTCCTTGAAGCTGCCCCGGCAGACGGCACCCCGGAAGATAGGGGCATCCTTTCCACCAACATCTACTCTGATGGCCAATACAACGACCTTCTTTACGTCGACGGCGGTGTTTCCACGACCCAGAAGGCAGGCGTTCTGAAGATGCAGGGACGCGAAGTGTTCCGCCATGCAGTCGCCAAGCTGGCCGAAGCCGGTGAGGAAGCCCTGCTCACGTCCGGCCTCAGTGTCGAGGATGTGGCGTGGGTGGTCCCCCATCAGGCCAATCTGAGGATAATCAAGGCCACCGCGCAAAGGATCGGCATCCCAATGGAAAAGATCATCGTCACGGTCCAGGATCACGGCAATACCTCTGCCGCCTCGATCCCGCTGGCGCTGTCGGTCGCGAACCAGGACGGAAGGTTCCAGCGCGGTGACCTGCTGCTGATGGAAGCAATTGGCGGTGGCCTGGCATGGGGCGCCGCGACCCTGCGCTGGTAG
- the plsX gene encoding phosphate acyltransferase PlsX, with product MNGSSAADSSDPSVWISVDAMGGEGGATAIIGGMAMSAAKNPEIGFILHGDENVFGPLLQKKPELSARTRLKAVTKVISMDEKPARALRQGKGTSMWNALESVEQGEATVAVSCGNTGALMALSMLRLRRAPGVDRPAIAVLWPSRNPSGYNVVLDVGADIRADASDLLKFAIMGATYARHGLELKRPRVGLLNVGTEEHKGRSELHDAARMIEEASVTGDFEYIGFVEGSDISSAGVDLVVTDGFAGNIALKTAEGTASLVRELLGNAFNHSPFSKLGALFALTSLRRLQKRIDPRRVNGGVFLGLNGTVIKSHGSADATGVSAAIKLAFKLAKNGFSDRVAARLASDIATGHSGPEEKEPPEANRA from the coding sequence ATGAATGGTTCCTCCGCAGCCGACAGCAGCGATCCTTCCGTATGGATATCTGTCGATGCCATGGGCGGCGAAGGGGGGGCCACGGCGATCATCGGCGGCATGGCGATGTCAGCCGCCAAAAACCCGGAAATCGGGTTTATCCTCCACGGTGACGAAAACGTTTTTGGTCCGCTTCTGCAGAAGAAGCCGGAACTCAGCGCGCGTACGCGCTTAAAGGCTGTCACCAAGGTTATCTCCATGGACGAGAAGCCTGCCCGGGCCCTGCGCCAGGGCAAGGGCACCAGCATGTGGAATGCATTGGAAAGCGTCGAACAGGGTGAGGCCACGGTCGCCGTTTCCTGCGGCAATACCGGTGCGCTGATGGCCCTGTCGATGTTGCGGTTGCGCCGGGCGCCCGGAGTTGATCGGCCCGCCATCGCCGTTCTCTGGCCTTCGCGCAACCCATCCGGCTACAATGTCGTGCTCGACGTGGGTGCCGATATCCGCGCCGATGCTTCTGACCTGCTGAAATTCGCGATCATGGGCGCCACCTACGCCCGCCACGGTCTGGAGCTGAAGCGCCCACGCGTCGGCCTGCTGAACGTCGGCACAGAGGAGCACAAGGGCCGCAGCGAGTTGCACGACGCCGCGCGTATGATCGAGGAAGCTTCGGTCACCGGCGATTTCGAGTACATCGGCTTCGTCGAAGGCTCGGACATCTCCTCCGCCGGTGTCGACCTTGTCGTGACGGACGGATTCGCTGGCAACATAGCCCTCAAAACAGCCGAAGGCACCGCCTCGCTGGTACGGGAACTGCTGGGCAATGCCTTCAACCACTCCCCTTTCAGCAAACTGGGTGCGCTCTTCGCCCTGACCTCCTTGCGCCGCCTGCAAAAGCGGATCGATCCACGCCGTGTTAATGGTGGCGTGTTTCTCGGCCTCAACGGGACGGTCATCAAGTCACACGGATCCGCCGACGCGACAGGTGTATCCGCCGCGATCAAGCTGGCCTTCAAGCTGGCGAAGAACGGTTTTTCCGACCGTGTGGCCGCACGTCTTGCATCCGATATAGCGACGGGCCATTCTGGCCCCGAAGAAAAAGAACCTCCAGAGGCCAATAGAGCATGA